Within the Vibrio tasmaniensis genome, the region GTAGTAGACATATTACTGCATGAGCTGTTATTTAAGTTCCTCTATATGCTTTAAATGGGACTTTTACGTGTAGCGATTTTGTGCAAGTTAACATGGAGAATAAATTGAAAGATTATGAAGTTTATCTGTTCGATATGGATGGAACATTAGTAAATTCAGAGCCGTTAAAGGGCAAAGCATTGGCACTAGCTTGTGCAGATTATGACGTTCAAGTGGACTACAACATATACAAAGATGTCATGGGAGAAAATTGGCAGGTAGTGACTGGGCACTTTTTCGACCATGCGGGGATTTCACCAAACCTAGCTGAATTTAACCGTTATTTTCGAACCCACTACGAACGGATGTTAGGTGAAGAGCTAGAGCTAAATATTGGCGCTAAATCGTATATTGAACATCTTAAAAAAGAAGGTAAGAGATGTGGTGTCGTAAGCTCGGCTGCGACATGGATGGTCGATAATATTTTGACTTCGTTACAACTGGACCATGTTTTTGATCTTGTAATCACTCAAGAGCACGTAACTAAGCACAAGCCAGATCCTGAAGCGTATAACCTTGCACTCCAAAATCTAAACGTGTCAGCTGAACATGTAGTCGTGTTTGAAGATTCAACTGCTGGTATTTGTGCTGGTAGATCTAGTGGTTGCGACGTTATTGCTGTTAAGCATGAGTTTAATACGAGAAATGATTTAAGTGGCGCACTAAAATCAATCAGTGCTTACGATGAAGTGTTGGTGTAACAAAGTTATCTGTTGTGATTCTCAATACCTTACATTTTGGATTAAAAGTTGGGTTCATTGCTTTGGGTACAATTTTTAGACAGGAGCGTTTTATTCACCTCTATTCAGCATCAGTTTCACGGAGGAAACATGACAAGCGACCAACTATTGGAAAAGGCACTTTATAGCAGTGCCAGCATCCACCAACCTCATTCATTAAAAGCTTATTTGGCTGCGAATCACCTTAATGATTATTTCAGCATAACCGACAATGTGTGGCTTAAAACGAGTGAGTTGATAGACCAAACTGAGATTGAAGTTTTAGGCGAGTATTCTGTAATGTTACAAGCACCCAAGTTCTCAGATTTTCGTATTCACAGGATATTGGATAATGGGGTATACCCAGCGTCGTATACTGCTTTAATGCAGTGGCATGAGAATAAGGGCTTTCAAGATATCTTCTCGCATTGCGTTTCGCTGGCTTCTCAAACAAGCGAATACCTTTCCCACAATGTGACTATCTTATTGGCGCTGAATCGTGTTTACCGTGGTTTAGAGCCGTCTCAAATTCCAGCATTCCTTAACCGCTTCACAGAATTTGTCACATCGACCCGTTCTGATGGCGACCAAAGCATTGAGACTAGCGGAGTCGTAGAGCTCAATAGCGTATTACAAGCATGCTTAAAGCAGTTTGGTTTCTTTGGGCACAACCTAATTACGCTTACGTGGATATTGCGTTGTAAGGAAGATTTATCGAAAGAGCAATATGAGTCGATGCTTTTTAATCTCTATCAACAGGCCAATAGCCCTTTGGAAGATCCTGACGATGAGATTGATCAAGCTATCTTGGCGCAGTGTCAAAGCTCAGATAATTCAGATGAGTTCTATGACAATGTCCACCGATTGGTTTTTGGGTATACATTGAACCTGCACCAGATAACGTTAGCGGATGCATTGTGTTTTCTTCAGGAACGATTCCCAACACATACTGCAGAACTAAAATGTGTCGCAGAGTATCAGTGTCGTTTGTTAGAACAGTAAATGACACACAAACGTAGAGGTAGCGCACAGAATCGAAAAAGGGGATATCGCGATTACGTAATCATTGATCTAGCCGATAGTGAGATAGTGATAAGAGGTCGATAATTCGTTGTCGGATCTAAATTAGAACTTTAAATCTAATTTCTAAGTAGTTGTTATCTCAGGAAGAGTTTTTGTGCTATGCGCCCCTATATTAAATACATTATCCCTATTTTAATTCCTTTCATTATCCTTGTAATGCCGCTATCAGCGTTTCCATTTGAAGGCCTTACGATTATTCAACAACGCGTTATCGCGATCTTTTTATTAGCGGCATTGTGCTGGGTGTTCGAGCCTATCCCGATCTACGCGACGTCTGTTGTTATTATCGTTTTGCAATTGTTGATGTTGTCGGATAAAGGGCTGATCTTTTTAAGGTTTGAGCATGGGCAGGAACATTTTGGTGAGTTGTTAAAATACAGCGACATCATGGCGACATTCGCCAGCCCAATCATCATGCTGTTTTTGGGCGGTTTTTTCTTAGCGATGGCCGCCACTAAGTATCGATTAGACGTAAACTTAGCCCGTGTATTATTGAAGCCATTTGGACAAGACCCAAAGTTTGTGATGCTCGGCTTAATGTTGATCACTGGTATCTTTTCGATGTTTATGTCTAACACGGCAACAACGGCAATGATGCTCTCTATTTTAACGCCGGTACTGGCTGTGTTTGGCCCGAAAGACCCCGGTCGTGTAGCGTTTGCGCTTTGTATTCCTGTTGCCGCAAACATCGGCGGCATTGGTACCCCGATCGGTACCCCCCCGAACGCTATCGCACTTAAATACTTAGTTGGCGATAACCTCATTACGTTCGGTGAATGGATGGCATTTGGTGTGCCGTTTGTCGTTATTATGATGGCGTTAGCGTGGTTTTTAATAGGCTTTATGTACAAAGCTGACCAAAAGAAAATCGAGCTAAGCATCAAAGGTAAATTCCTTAAAACACCCAAAGCCATTGCGGTATACGTCACTTTTGCGCTGACCATCATTCTTTGGTTAATGGGTTCAAGCCATGGCATGAACTCTTACACCGTTGCTCTGATTCCTGTCGCTGTGTTCTCACTCACAGGGATCATCAATAAAGAAGACCTGAAGAAAATTTCTTGGGACGTATTGTGGCTTGTATCAGGTGGTATTGCGCTTGGTTTAGCTCTCGATAAAACAGGGTTAGCAAGGCTCGTGGTACACAGTATTCCGTTTGATGCTTACTCACCCTATGTGGTGTTGTTCGGAGCGGCGTTCTTGTGTTTGGTAATGGCAAACTTTATGTCTCATACCGCAACGGCTAACTTGTTAATGCCAATTATGGCTGCATTAGGTTCGTCTATGGCTTCACTCACGCCACTAGGCGGTGAGTTAACGTTAATTCTGGTTGTGACTTTTGCCGCTTCATTAGGTATGTCGCTGCCAATCAGTACGCCACCGAATGCGTTGGCTCATGCCACGGGTCATGTGCAAAGTAATCAAATGGCCAGAATCGGTATTATTTTGGGTGTGGTTGGTGTGCTACTGAGTTTTGTTATGGTGTGGGTGCTACATTCAATTGGTCACATAGGATAACGATACGTGTATCAACAAAAGCTAGAAGCACTTATCGATCGTTATTTTAATCAGACAGAACGTCGGGTGACGTGCCGTGCCGGTAACACCATTATTGAACAATCAGCGTTAAACACTCGTTTATATTATGTGTTTAGTGGAGAACTGGAAGGCTTTTATACCGAAGCGAATGCACCGCGAGTACGCGTGTTTAGCGCGGGTAGTGGGGCTTTTATAGGCGTTCATAGCTTCTTTTCGGGTAATTGGACAGCATCTTCAACGGTTGTTGCTAAAACTGATGTCGAGTTAGCGTGGATCGATAAAGACACGCCTGCAGAAGATGAACGTAAATTTGGTCCTCTTACCGCACAGTTCACACCTGTGATTGTCAATGAGTTGTCGCGTCGTCAACGCCGTGCAACACAAGAAGCGATAGCGAAACAAAAAGCGCTAGAGAAGTTACATACTGCTGAGCAAATGACGACCTTGGGTCAATTGGCTGCAGGGATTGCTCATGAACTTAACAACGCTATTGGTGTAGTAAATAGTAAATCTGGCCGACTTGAAACGGTCATCATGGATCTGCTTGAAGAAGTGCATCCAGAAGCCAGTCAATTTTTCGATTTTGGGTTAATGCATGGTCAGAAAACGTCGTCGTCGGAAGCACGAACACGTGGGCGACAATTTGAAAGAAAATTTGGTTTAGACAAAAACATTGCTCGCTCTCTTGCAAAGGCGATTCCAATTGACGCTTTATCTGCAACAGACGTTATTTCAAAGCATTGGCTGAAAAACCCAGAAGAAGCGATTCGTTTTTGGCAGATGGGCTGTGATTTACATGATTTACGTTTGGCATCTAGACACACCGTTGGCATCGTAAAATCGGTTAAACAACTTGGCAGAGTTGATATTGACACCGAAGAAGCGGTTGATATTAACGACTCCATTAACCATGCCTTATCGTTGTTACAAAGTGAGTTACGTAGAGTGTCTGTGCGATTGAGCCCTGCGGATTTACCGTCTTTTAAAGGCTCGAAAACAGAGCTCGTTCAGATTTGGGTCAACATTGTAAAGAATGCTTGTGATGCAATGTCGAATTCAGAAGATGCCGCAATAGAGATTCAAACCAGATTAAGTAAGAAAAGAATATTAGTTACGATTACGAATAACGGCCCTGAGATAGACGAGGGGACTCGTAGAAAGATATTTCAGCCCAACTTCACCACTAAAAAAGGTGGTTTATCGTTTGGATTGGGCTTGGGTTTATCAATAGTTAAGCGGATTGTGGCGGGTTATGGCGGAAGTATCATTGTGAAAAGTGATGCTTCTAAAACTGTATTTAGAATCAAGTTACCAGTAGAGGGTGAACATGGAGAAGCTTAATTTAATCTGTGTCGATGACCAGAGAGAAGTACTGAGCGCAGTGGTACAAGATTTAGAGCCGCTGGCGAGTTGGCTGAATATTGAAGATTGTGAATCAGCGCAAGAAGTGCTTGATCTCATTGATGAACTTGACGCAGAAGGCGAACACATTACCGTCATCGTGTCTGATCATGTGATGCCAGGAAAAACGGGTGTGGAGTTACTCACTGACGTGTTCCATGACAGCCGCTTTCCGAATACAAAGAAAATTCTTCTTACGGGGCAGGCCACTCACACCGATACCATCAATGCGATTAATGCAGCAGGCATCGACCGTTACTTTGAAAAACCTTGGCAAGCAAGCACATTAGTTGAGTGCATTCGTACTCTTGTC harbors:
- a CDS encoding SLC13 family permease — its product is MRPYIKYIIPILIPFIILVMPLSAFPFEGLTIIQQRVIAIFLLAALCWVFEPIPIYATSVVIIVLQLLMLSDKGLIFLRFEHGQEHFGELLKYSDIMATFASPIIMLFLGGFFLAMAATKYRLDVNLARVLLKPFGQDPKFVMLGLMLITGIFSMFMSNTATTAMMLSILTPVLAVFGPKDPGRVAFALCIPVAANIGGIGTPIGTPPNAIALKYLVGDNLITFGEWMAFGVPFVVIMMALAWFLIGFMYKADQKKIELSIKGKFLKTPKAIAVYVTFALTIILWLMGSSHGMNSYTVALIPVAVFSLTGIINKEDLKKISWDVLWLVSGGIALGLALDKTGLARLVVHSIPFDAYSPYVVLFGAAFLCLVMANFMSHTATANLLMPIMAALGSSMASLTPLGGELTLILVVTFAASLGMSLPISTPPNALAHATGHVQSNQMARIGIILGVVGVLLSFVMVWVLHSIGHIG
- a CDS encoding HAD family hydrolase — its product is MENKLKDYEVYLFDMDGTLVNSEPLKGKALALACADYDVQVDYNIYKDVMGENWQVVTGHFFDHAGISPNLAEFNRYFRTHYERMLGEELELNIGAKSYIEHLKKEGKRCGVVSSAATWMVDNILTSLQLDHVFDLVITQEHVTKHKPDPEAYNLALQNLNVSAEHVVVFEDSTAGICAGRSSGCDVIAVKHEFNTRNDLSGALKSISAYDEVLV
- a CDS encoding response regulator; protein product: MEKLNLICVDDQREVLSAVVQDLEPLASWLNIEDCESAQEVLDLIDELDAEGEHITVIVSDHVMPGKTGVELLTDVFHDSRFPNTKKILLTGQATHTDTINAINAAGIDRYFEKPWQASTLVECIRTLVTEYIFDQGLDYTDYQNELDQQVVLRRLR
- a CDS encoding ATP-binding protein — translated: MYQQKLEALIDRYFNQTERRVTCRAGNTIIEQSALNTRLYYVFSGELEGFYTEANAPRVRVFSAGSGAFIGVHSFFSGNWTASSTVVAKTDVELAWIDKDTPAEDERKFGPLTAQFTPVIVNELSRRQRRATQEAIAKQKALEKLHTAEQMTTLGQLAAGIAHELNNAIGVVNSKSGRLETVIMDLLEEVHPEASQFFDFGLMHGQKTSSSEARTRGRQFERKFGLDKNIARSLAKAIPIDALSATDVISKHWLKNPEEAIRFWQMGCDLHDLRLASRHTVGIVKSVKQLGRVDIDTEEAVDINDSINHALSLLQSELRRVSVRLSPADLPSFKGSKTELVQIWVNIVKNACDAMSNSEDAAIEIQTRLSKKRILVTITNNGPEIDEGTRRKIFQPNFTTKKGGLSFGLGLGLSIVKRIVAGYGGSIIVKSDASKTVFRIKLPVEGEHGEA